In Pyrus communis chromosome 15, drPyrComm1.1, whole genome shotgun sequence, the genomic stretch aatggctttgggttctgtaggaactccgaagttaagcgagaagggggttagagcaatcctatgatgggtgacccactgggaagttgcttgtaagttcccaaaaataaaaccgtgagggaatagtaagcccaaagcggacaatatcgtgctacggtggtggagcgggcccgagaagtggtcccccccggggccgagatgtgacaatttggtatcagagcctaaccctggccgtggtgtgtcgATGAGGACGTCGAGTCcttaaagggggtggattgtaacatcccacatcgcttaGGGGAGTGAtcattaaatgtatattctcatctctacctagcacgaggctttttgggaactcattggttTCGGgttaaattgtcacatcccggcccgggggggaccacttcccgggcccgctccaccactgtagcatgatattgttagctttgggcttaccattccctcaaggttttgtttttgggaactcatgagcaacttctcagtaggtcacccatcatgggattgctctagccctcttctcacttaacttcgaagttcctacggaactcttGTTTCTGTATActgatcacactgaaaaatctcttccatTTCAAAACCCTTGTTTCTTTTTTCAAGGTAAATTTCTGACCCATCACAATATAATTACCAAAGAGGAGACCCATTACAAAACcgtaaattttaataatttttttttatcataaacCAAGTGCATAAAATCTGGCACCAAGTTCAAACAGAATATCTTGATTCGAATGTTCATAATTTGATACAAAGCATATTTTGATTAGATGTAGTTCATTAATATTGATACAATTATTTGGTGTCAATCATAAACCTTGTATAAACGAAATGAGTTTAGTTTAGGgtatatataagtatatagttCAATTCATTTTTATATGACAAAATTATGACGTAATGTGATAAATAAATTTATACCTAAAAACATGCATGAAGTATGATTTATTAAAAAGACTGACATAGTGATAACATAATGTCCTAGACAGTCTAACCCTCAACCTTCTAATGAGATCCAACCTTGATTAAATCATGTAAAATTTAGAGAAAATCGGTTCAAAGTTACACCCTTCTTGTTTTATGcaatgaagattttttttttctttctaaaagaTAAATTATTAACCCCCCAACCCCCTTTCTTCTTCGATTCTTGTTGACAGGGACATGGAACCAATTAACCATATTTTCCCATCACACTCATTTGATGGAAAATACGTACTGACATGTAACTCATAACATAAGCAACAACTTCTTCTGTTGCCATTCCAGTCAtgttacataagaaattaagaattgaCATTTCggttaaaaaaatattagtgcTGTCTTTTTTTACCGTTATTGTTGATTTGAACATTTGAACATCTCTTCTAGAGATATTGTTAGCGACGATCTAAGAAAATTTTTGGTATACTTCCTATCATTTATAGGGAGCTTATTTAATTTGAAACTAAAATGGTGTTTtggtgaaaacaaaaacaaaaaagaagaggatcctctctccaGATCCACTTTGTAGGGATTTTAGGGATCCCCATATcctaaccgttcatcgtacatcgtgtggtcagtttttgtcaagtattatttgtgtttaattttaaataaaaaagttggattgatttctgaccacacgatgtacgatgaatggttaagatgtgaggatccctaAGATCTTCATAATTTGGTTTcgaatgggatccaaatccaaacaaAAAGGGCTCAatacaattttattattattattattattttctaactCACTTCAATGACAAATTTAGTATCAAATTATTAAGGACTGATTGGTTGACTTAACATGACCTCCACCCCATTGATATCCttgtttaaataaaaacattctCTATCATTACACTTAGGCATAATTAACTTGGTACGTTAGTAGTTCATAATTAATTGGAATCATACACACCATCCACACGAATTAAACCCAAAACTTCTTATTTACAGACGAAATTTATTTTCAATGaaccgtagtattaagttgccataactaatttttattaaaatattgtaATTTGATCAACTAATATAATCTCCACACCtttaagaattcaaaaatactaaTCTTACTATCTAGTTGTggcataaattttttaaaaattgccTTAAAAGTGAAACAATGTAAGGGTCGACGATGGTTTTGTGACAACATAAGTAgacattaattattaattaatctttATTCAAGGACAATGAAGAATAACACCACTCAGTTATTCAATACTTTTATGATAGTAAAAGAAACTGTTCGTGTCTTTAACCATATGATAAGAAGCTTCCAATGTTTTCGCGAGCAGCCCCAAATGTTTCAATCAAACCAAACAAGTCCAAGCCCTAATAATCTATCAAAAGAAACTCTAGAGTATGTTCAATATCGCATGAAGTTACTAATGGTTGAACGACAATGTTAATACTTTTGAACAACATTGTTGTATAACATAATGTCGTCAACACTTTGAGTAAATTTGGTAACACCAGGTAATTTTGTGATCGTTTAAAcgagtagtttttttttttttttttaattattttaattttgttttaagttgtcatacgtcaataatacaaatatatatatatatatatatatatatatatatatgtaagtttGTATTTATATGATATTGGTACGAAAATGCCTTAATAACGTTGAACCCTTTTTATGCAAGTTTCTTCAAAATGTTTGACAATACTTGAgtagtgagtgagtgagtgcgGGAGTGGGGCTTGGCACGCTTCACGCTTCGGCCTATAcaagaaactaaaataaaaagaaaaatgttacaAATTTTATAAGATCATGTCTAACCCTTGAGTTTTAATTTAGAAACAGTTTTCCGTTTCAACtattttgagttaaatttttagcctacaattattaaagaatgaatttatgataattttttttaaagtaacttaaaaaaaaatttatataggctatcctaatttaattttatgaatgtattaacctaaaaatatttagaatccaataaatattgaaaaatcactaaatcaacaCCATAAAACTCGTGTAAcactataaaaaaatatgaaacacatgaaagaaatattttttttaattactttagcctttagatttaaatttggaccgttatatatattttttaccattgcatttgatcatattagatcatagccgttgtattcaatgagtttataaatataaacttaaaaagaaatacacatatatgatgAATCAGCCGATTAACTCAAAGAAAAATTCTGGCATAAATTTATCGCAAAAATGAATTTTGGATTAAAACTTATATTTAGCTTAAGGTttagagtagagagagagagagagagagagagagagagagagagagagagagagtcataGCATGTCCATGGCGTGAGAGTTCAAACGTTTTAGGAACACCAACGTAACGAATTAAAAACAGAAGGACAAATCACATGGGACTAAacacacaacacacacacacaagcgagagagagagggcagCTTAACCTCAACAATTTCTCACACCCGTTACGCTAATTAGGGTTCTTAATTCCCCGATCCCCCATCTCTCCATAGCTCCCATAACTCTGTTTTCCCTCTGTTCTGCAACAAAACCCATCGGGgtcggttttgtttctggaaattGTAAGGTGGGTGCGTTTGTGATCTGGATCTCTTTTAATTGAGTGATCTGGGTCTGAGATGGAGGAGTCTTGGCTGTGCCAGTGGAGCGTCATTAGATCTCTCCTCGCAATTCTTCAATGGTGGGGTTTCAATGTCACCGTGATTGTCATGAACAAGTGGATCTTTCAGGTCTCTGCTCTTTTGCCTTTCCCAGATTTTCTTGATTTCGATTTGTACCttttcatttgtagattttgtgAACTGGGTTTGCTTAATTTTCCTCAGCTGATaccttaatttcttaattttttgcaaGGGTTATTGGTTTTGATATAATTATGGACATATGTATTGGGTTTTGCATTTTATGAATTTAGCTGAATTTTACCGTTCTCTTTCGATTTTTGCTCTGttataattctaatttattGATATGGTTAAATTATGGAAAATGTGATCCCGATTTATTGGAATTTCATGAGCAGTATTAGAAGAAATATGGACCCCATTGTGAGGGCTGGAGTTGGTTGGTTTTTATTTAGATAATTGCTATGAATAATAGCAATAGTAAGCCACAGGCACTCGAATGAATCCCAAAAGTTTGGGCGAGACATCCATTGAGtgtttcatttgtttatttttaacttaATGTGAACAGCACTTAGTTATATTTTTCTTCAACAACTACGGAATTGCCATACTACCATGTGATCTGCCATGGCCGTCTGCCACAAATAACATAATACTATGAGATTTACCTTGGGTTTGGTTGCAAGTTTTTAGGAGAGAGGAAGGTTCTCCTAAAAGATGTAATTCTAATCATTAACGCGTTATTGGCAGGAAAATTCAGTTTAGCGGGGTTGAATTCGTGGCTTGTTCTTCTGCCTATTTTTGTATGGCTAGATGATTTGAGTTTGTTACATAGGAGAAAAATAGATATTTTGTGAATGGAATAACTAGTGACTTTCTTTATGATTAGGAAGTTTGTTTGGTTCTGGTGAATCCTTAATTTGCACCCGGACTTGATTGATAAATAATGTAATTTTCCCAAAGGAAAAGAAGATCGTCAATGGTGTCACCATACAGTTTGTCTTTTTAAGTTGTTGACTTGTTGTATAACATTTGATTGCTGGTTTACcataatttatttgattgtttaGCTTTTGCACTAATCACTCAAAATTTTGAACTAATAACAACCTAattcttttaagtttttagAGAAATTATTCAGTGGTCTGGGAGCAATACACCTTACTCTGACATCAGTTGTTCCCCACAGTGGGCACAATCCATAATCTGTCTGAAGCAGATTACTTTCATAATTCCACACCAGTCTTATGAGTTTGCATGGTGGCCATCATGGTGTCcctaattttgaagtgtttttgttttatgcAGAAACTGGATTTTAAGTTTCCCCTAACGGTGTCATGCATTCATTTCATATGCTCGGCCATTGGAGCATACATTGTAATCAAGGTTTTGAAACTTAAACCACTAATAACAGTTGACCCTGAAGATCGCTGGAGAAGAATATTTCCCATGTCATTTGTGTTCTGTATTAACATAGTGTTGGGCAATGTGAGCTTACGTTACATTCCAGTTTCCTTTATGCAGACCATAAAGTCGTTCACTCCTGCAACCACAGGTGAGCTCCAGAAGATTTCTAACAGTGTATAAAATTGACACCACCTTTAAAATGTTATACTGTGGTGTGGCTTCAACTGACCTCAAAGGTTTCTAACAGTTGTTTTGCAGTGGCTGGTCTGGAGAAAGTACTTTGATTGGAGAATTTGGTGTTCTTTGATACCCATTGTTGGAGGAATTCTACTTACCTCTGCTACAGAGCTTAGTTTCAATATGTTTGGATTTTGTGCTGCCTTATTTGGTTGTCTCGCTACTTCCACAAAGACCATCCTCGCAGAATCTCTTTTGCATGGATACAAATTTGACAGGTAGTATTTTTGTGTTTGCTGCCTTTAGATTGTTACCGTTACCTTCTTCTTGAAGTTTTTGTCAATTATGCttactttatttttgtagtTGTGATAATTTATTATATGCGTGATGTCTTGTGCACAAATATGAAATATGTTGTTTAAACTTTTTGATTCACTGTTATTACACTTTCATTCTCATACTTCACGAGCCTAAGTTGAAGATATAAATT encodes the following:
- the LOC137717744 gene encoding UDP-galactose transporter 1-like; translation: MEESWLCQWSVIRSLLAILQWWGFNVTVIVMNKWIFQKLDFKFPLTVSCIHFICSAIGAYIVIKVLKLKPLITVDPEDRWRRIFPMSFVFCINIVLGNVSLRYIPVSFMQTIKSFTPATTVVLQWLVWRKYFDWRIWCSLIPIVGGILLTSATELSFNMFGFCAALFGCLATSTKTILAESLLHGYKFDSINTVYYMAPFATMILAVPAMLLEGNGVIEWLHTHQTLVPSLVIIFSSGVLAFCLNFSIFYVIHSTTAVTFNVAGNLKVAVAVLVSWMIFKNPIPALNAVGCGITLLGCTFYGYVRHLISQQLPGTPRTPRTPRGRMELLPLVNDKLDDKV